The genomic region CCACGTACGTCACTGCGTCGAGGATGTGGTCGCAGTGCAGGTGGGTCAGCAGGATCGCGTCGGGGGTGTGCAGCCCCGCGTACCGCTGGAGACTGGACAGCGACCCGGAACCGAAGTCGACGAGGAGTCGGAAGCCGTCGGCCTCGACGAGGTATGCCGAGCACGGGGACTCGGGGCCGGGGAAGCTGCCGGCGCACCCCAGGACAGTCAGTCGCATCGGGTCTTCTCGCTGTCACTGTCAGTAGTAACTGTGCCGGCGGCGCTCCCGGCCATGATCCCTACTGACACGTGCGCCACGCTGCGCAGCCTACGCCGGGGTGCCCGACCACCAGAATCATCCGCTCGAACTTGTCACGAACGTGACACCTACTCACAGTGCGGCGGGGTAGCGTGCGGGCGGACCCTCGCGGTCACGCCCAGAGCTGCCCCTCCAGGGCGTCCTCGGCATCGGCGAGCGTGCCGCCGTACGCGCCGGTGGACAGGTATTTCCAGCCGCCGTCGCACACCACGAAGGCCACGTCGGCGCGGCGGCCGTCACGGACCGCCTCGTGCGCCACCGCGAGCGCGGCGTGCAGGATGGCGCCCGTGGAGAAGCCGGCGAAGATGCCCTCCACGTCGACGAGCTGGCGGGTGCGCAACACCGCGTCCCGGGTGCCCACCGAGAACCGCCGCGACAGCACAGAGGCGTCGTACAGCTCCGGGACGTACCCTTCGTCGATGTTGCGCAGCCCGTAGACCAGCTCGCCGTAGCGCGGTTCGGCGGCGACGATCTGGATGCCGTCGACCTTCTCCCGCAGATAACGACCGGTGCCCATCAGCGTGCCCGTGGTGCCCAGCCCGGCCACGAAATGCGTGATGGTGGGCAGGTCGTGCAGCAGCTCCGGCCCGGTCGTCTCGTAGTGCGCCCGCGCGTTCGCCTCGTTGCCGTACTGGTAGAGCATCACCCAGTCGGGATGCTCGGCGGAGATCTGCTTGGCGGTCGCGACAGCCTGGTTGGAGCCGCCCGCCGCCGGCGAAAAGATGATCTCGGCGCCGTACATGCGGAGCAGTTGGACCCGCTCGGTGGAGACGTTCTCCGGCATCACGCAGACCAGCCGGTAGCCCCGCAGCTTGGCAACCATGGCCAGCGAGATGCCGGTGTTGCCGCTTGTCGGCTCCAGGATCGTGTCGCCCGTGCGCAGCCGACCGGCCTCCTCGGCCGCGCGGACCATGAACAGGGCCGCGCGGTCCTTGATGCTGCCGGTCGGGTTCCGGTCCTCCAGCTTGGCCCAGAGCCGCACCGGAGGCGCGCCATCGGGAACCGTCGGGGAGAGCCGGGGCAGACCGACGAGCGGTGTGCCCCCGCAGGCGTCGAGCAGGCTGTCGTACCGCGCCATGACGGCAGACCTCAGCGAGCAGCGACGGCGTGCTGGCTGATCGCGGCAGCCGCCGCGAAGCCGAACGCGCCGCCGGCCACGGCCGGCAGGATGGTCACGCTGTCGCCGTCGGCGAGCTTGGCCTCCAGCGCACCGAGGAAGCGGACGTCCTCGTCGTTGACGTAGACGTTCACGAAGCGGTGCAGCGCACCGGCGTCGGTGATCAGCCGGCTGCGCAGCCCGGCGTGCCGGGAGTCCAGGTCGACGAGCAGGTCGCCAAGGGTGTCGCCGGAACCTTCGACGACCTTCGCGCCGCCGGTGTAGCTGCGCAGGATGGTGGGGATGCGAACCTCGATAGCCATGATGTCGTGCTCCTCAATTCAGGTGTGCCAACGGTGACAGGAAGGACAACGGGTGCGGACGCTGACGGATCAGCGGCCGGAACACTCGTAGTCGACAGTCGCCGGGCTCTGCCCGAACATGTAGGACTGCACGGCGTGCGGGTCGACCCCCGCCTCCACGATGCGGACCGGCTCCTCGGTCACCACGCCGTCGACGATCCGGAACGACCGGATCTCCTCCGAGTCGGGCTCACGGGTCGAGACGAGCAGGTAGTGGGCCCCCGGCTCACCGGCGAAGGAGACATCCGTGCGGGACGGGTACGCCTCGGTGGCGGTGTGCGAGTGGTAGATGACCACGGGCTCCTCGTCCCGGTCGTCCATCTCCCGCCACACCCGCAACTGCTCCATCGAGTCGAACTCGTAGAAGGTCATCGACCGCGCGGCGTTTTCCATCGGGATGTGCCGGGACGGGGTGTCGCTGCCGACGGCACCAGCGACGACGCCGCACGCCTCGTCGGGGTGGTCCCGGCGCGCGTGGGCGACGATCGCGTCGATGATCGACCGCTCGATGCTCAGCACGTCCACCAGCCTAGCCCGTGCTGGGCCGCGGCCTGAAGTGGTGCCGCTCACGCTTAGTCGATCAAGGCGTTGAGCAGCGACTCCTGTAGATATCCCAGGTACGCGTAGACCGACAGTTGGAACACCCGGCTGGACGCCGGGTCCTCGGCCACCGCGTCGTCCAGCTCCTCGCCCAGGTCCGTGCCGTCCTTGATCTCCAGCCGGACGCCCATCGCGAGCCGCGCGTCGTTCAACGCCCGCAGCCACGCCTCCGCCGCCTCGGCGTCCAACCGCACCTCGCCGCCCGCCTCGTCGGGCAGCGCGGCCAGGATGGCCCCTGCCTGGTCGATCTTGGCGGTCTTCAGGTCACCCTCGGTGTAGCGGCGGAACTCGGCGGTGCCCGGCGCGTCCTTCGGATAGACCGCCGGGAAGAGCCGACCCACTACCGGGTCGGTGTGGTCGAAACCGTCGGTGAGTAGACCGACCACCTCGGAGGCCACCTTGCGCAGCACCCGCGCCTCGTCGACCGCGAAGGTGGCGACATAGCGGCCAGCCTGCCGCCGGAACATGCTCACGACGCTGATCCCGTTCGCGACTGCAGGGCTCGCAACTCCGGCTCACTCCTCGCGCTCACGAGCGGTCCACCGTCGCCCACAGCCCGTACGCGTGCAACTGCGACGCGTCGTGCTCCATCCGCTCCCGGGCGCCCGTGGAGACCACGGCACGCCCCTTGTGGTGCACATCAAGCATGAGCTGCTCCGCCCTCTCCCGGCTGTAGCCGAACAGCTTTTGGAAGACCCAGGTCACATACGTCATCAGGTTGACCGGGTCGTCCCACACGATCGTCACCCATTGCCCGTCGGCCGCCGGCACCTCGACGGTGGCCGGCGTCTCGACCGGTGCAACCTGCGGAGCCGCCATGCCCCCCATCGTGCCACCGGTTTCCCGGAACCGAGGAACCGGAACGCCGGCTCGTCGCGGATCGCCCATCTCGACCACCCCTGGGCCGCCCCGGCCGCCGTCGGAAACGAGGCACGGTGGACGTCCGCGACAGCGGGCTGCGAGGCCGTCAGGCGAGCAGGATGCCGTGTTCGATGGCATCGGAGAGCACCCCACCCAGCGAGAGGCGGATCACCTCGAACCGTCGGGAGACCTCCCGGGAAAGTTCCAGCTCGACCTCCCGCAACGCCCGCTGGGACCACCGTCGCGCCGCGCTCTGGTCGTCGTTGCCAGGGGTACGCCACTGCTGCCAGCAACCACCGGAGAGTGCCACGGCGACAGGTGGAAGCACCTCGTCGCGGTACGCCGTCGGATAGCCGGCCAGCGCGTCAATGGCCTCGGCTCCGGTCAGCTTGGCCACCCCGGCCGTACTGGTGATCAGCAGGACCGGGTCCAGGTCACGGCCCTGCCGGTGGTCTGCCAGGCCGTACTGCACGGCCGTGGCGATCCGGCGGCGTACGCCCTCGGCCGGCGGCGCGCCGAGCACCTGGGTGGCGGCGTCGCCCAGGATGCGCCGCACCGCGTGATCGCACTGCGCGGTGGCCAGCAGCGACAGGGCGGCCATCTCGCGGTCCAGCAGGTCCGGCAGTCCGGCGCAGCCGACCCCGAAGACGATCTCCTGGACCGCCCGCAGGTGGACGTTCGCCAACTCCAGGGCGAGATGCTGGCGGATCCGCTGTGCGCAGGAACGGGTCTGCCGGTCGAGCCGCTCGGACCAGTCCCCCGGGTCGGCGACCGCCGTCACCCGGTCGTGCTGGCCGGGCAACATCGGCGGGTCGTTGCTGGCCCGGTGCAGTCCTTCACCTGCCGACCAGCCCACCAACGCCCGACGCAGGTCGGCGGGGTCCGCGCCGCCGACCGGGAACCACCGCGCCCCGGCCAGGGAGGGCACGGCGGCCAACAGTGCCGCCCGGTGCGCCTCCACCGTCACCGCCGTCGAGTCGACCTCCCCGGGGCGGTCTCCCGCCGGGGAGGTCGACCCCGCCTCACGATTCGTCGCCGTCCTGTCGGCCGGCGGTGCCCAACCCGCTGCTCCGGGGGTCACCGCGAAGACGACCTCGACGGGAGATGCGGCCACCTCGGCGAGCAGGTTCAGCTCCGGGGCCGTGAACGCCTGATCGGCGGAGATCACGAACAGCAACGCGCCGGCCCGTCCGACGGCATCGAGCAACACCCGAGCGCCCGCGATGCCGAGGCTCCCCGTGTCGGGTGTGTCGATCAGAGTGAAGTGCCGCAGCAGCGGCTCGGGCACGCTCAGCTCGACCCGACGTGCCGGGCGTGCCAGCGCCGGACCTGCGGCGTCACGGTCCGCGCCGTACGAGTGCGGCTGGCGGTAGCCGGGCACGAACGCCGCCCGGGTGGGCACCTTGGCGTGGCGCACCACCAACCAACTGCCCGCCGGCACGGTGAGCATCACCGGGTCGAGCCCGACCAGGGCGGCGAGGACCGCGCGCCGGTCAGCGCCGGCCGGGCCGACGGCGACGACGCCGAGCGGCTCCTGGGCCGCGGGGCCTGTCACACCGACCCGGGCGGGCAACGGGTCACAGGTCGGCTGGCCGGTCGGGTCGGTCATCGCCATCGGCGAGTCGACCGGGGGGAGAGGGCCCTGCTGCATCAGGTGCCTCCCGAGGCAGGCGACCGGTCGTGCCGGTCGCGTGGAAACTCCGGTGGCAGTACCCGGATGCCCGGAAGACTACGGGCGGCCCCCCGACCAGGCAGAACACTTCGGATACTCATGGGTAATTGTGCCACTACTCAACTTCGCTGCGTGACGGTGCGAGCGCAGACGGAATTCGATGGATATGCTGCGCGGATGAGTCGATGGAAGTTCGTCGGGCGGACCGACGAACTCAACCGCCTGCTGGCGGCGGTGACCGGCGAGGCCGGCCGGGGGCTCTTCTTCAGTGGCAGCGCTGGCATCGGCAAGAGCCGGCTGCTGCGCGAAGGTGTCAACGCCCTGCCCACCGACCGGTACGCGATCTGGTCCATCGCCGCCAGCGCCACCACTGCCGCGCTGCCCTTCGGCGGGCTGGTCCAGGTCCTCCCCGCCGAGCAGCCCCAGGGGCTCTCCCCCGCAGGCATCCTGCGCTGGGCGCTCGGCGTCCTGCAACAACAGGCCGCAGGCCGGCGGATCGTGCTCGCCATCGACGACGCGCACCTGCTCGACCCGCCGTCGGCGGCGCTGGTGCACCTGGTCGCCCGGTCGGACAACGCGACAGTCGTCGGCACCCTGCGCGACGGCGAGCAGGTCCCCCTGCCGATCCGCGCACTCTGGACCGACGACCTGGTCGAGCACGTCGAGTTGACCCCGATGCCACCGTCGGAGACCGCCGGCCTACTGGCGGCGATCCTGGGCGGCCCGGTCGACGCCGGCTCCGCGGACCGGCTCGGCCGGCTGTCGGCCGGCAACCCGCTGCTGCTGCGCGAGCTGGTGCACGCCGCCAACGGCAGCGAGGAGCTGAAGCGCACCTACGGGATCTGGAAGTGGACGGGCCGGCTGGAGTTGGCGCCCAACCTCACCGACCTGATCGACACCCGTGTCGGGCAGCTCACCGACGGCGTCCGCACTGTCGTCGAGCTTGTCGCCTTCGGTGAACCACTCGGTCTGCACCTGCTCAACCAGGCTGCCGACCCGTCCGATGTGGAGATGGCCGAGGAGCGCGGCCTGATCACCGTCGTGCAGCACGACCGGCGGACCAACGTACGGCTGGCCCACCCGCTATACGGCGAGGTGATGCGCCGCCGCTGCCCGGTCAGCCGCACCCGCAGGCTCCAGGCACACCTCGCCGAGCTGCTGGAGCGCGTGGGCAAGCGCCGCCGCGACGACCTGCTCCGGGTGGCGGTGTGGCGACTCGACTCGGGCACCGCGCAGGACCCGACACTGCTCGTGGACGCCGCGGTGCAGGCGTTCACCCGCTACGACGTGCCGTTGGCGACCAGGCTGGCACGCGCCGCGCTGAACGCTGACGGCGGCTCGGACGCGGCGGAACTGCTGGCCACCATCCTGATGTTCGCCGACCGGCCGGAGGAGGCGCTCAGCGTCCTCGACGCGGTGACCCTCGAACCGGACGACGAGCGGCGGCTCTGCCGTTGGCTGACCGTACGCGGGATGGTCAGCTACTGGGGATTGAGCCGCGAATCCACAGTGGAGGAGATCGCGAGCCGGGTCGAGCAGCTCAGCGACTCCGCCGACCGGGCCCGTGTGCACGCCTTCGAGGCGATCATGCGCCTGCATCGGCTGGACACGACGACCGCGGTGCGGCTGAGCCAGCGTGTGCTGGACCGGCCGGCGGCCAGCGTCGCCGCCCGTGAGCTGGCCCGCAGCACCATCGCGCACGTCCAGGCCGCGCAGGGCGAGTTGGCCCGCAGCGGTGCGGCGATCGCCCAGGTGCACTCGGCGGCGGCCAGTTGGCGCACCGACATGCCGTACCTGCAGCTGGCCCTGGAACTGGCCCGGGGCACCCGGCTGATGCTCACCGGCGACCTGGTGGGGATCGACGCGATCGTGGCCGACGAGTTCGCCGACCTGGCGGGTGCCGGCGATTTCCGGCTCGGCACCGGCTACCTGGCGATCCTCCAGGCGTACGCGGCACGGTTGCGCGGGCAGAGCGACTCGGCGATGCGTACCTCGTTGGGTGCCTGCGCGGTGCTGGCCACCAGCCGGGTCTACGCCGGTCTGGCCCAGGCCGAGCGCGCGCAGGCGGCGGCGTTGCGCGGTGACGCGGCGCAGGCCGCCGAGGCGATGGCCGAGGCCGACCGCACCCACGCACCGGGCATGGCGGTGCTCTACCCGTGGCTGGAGCAGGCCCGGGGCGCGGTGCTCGCCGCGTCGGGCGACCTGCCGGGCGCGGTCAAGCAGCTCAGCGACCTGGCCGACCGGCTGCGGGCGGACGGTTTCGCCGGGCACGAGGTGCACGTCCTGCACGACCTGGTCCGACTGGACCAGGCAGGCGCACCGACCGGTCCGACCTGCCGCGACGGTGGCCGGCGCACTGTGGCGCAGCGCCTCGCGGAACTCTCCGAGCAGGTGGACGGGGTGCTTCCGCCGCTGCTGGCCCGGCACGCCCGGGCTGCGGTGACCAACGACCCCACGGATCTGCTCGCGGTCGCCGACGACTACGCCGCGCTGGAGCTGACCGTGTACGCGGCCGAGGCCACCGCCC from Micromonospora profundi harbors:
- the clpS gene encoding ATP-dependent Clp protease adapter ClpS yields the protein MAAPQVAPVETPATVEVPAADGQWVTIVWDDPVNLMTYVTWVFQKLFGYSRERAEQLMLDVHHKGRAVVSTGARERMEHDASQLHAYGLWATVDRS
- a CDS encoding LuxR C-terminal-related transcriptional regulator, with the protein product MSRWKFVGRTDELNRLLAAVTGEAGRGLFFSGSAGIGKSRLLREGVNALPTDRYAIWSIAASATTAALPFGGLVQVLPAEQPQGLSPAGILRWALGVLQQQAAGRRIVLAIDDAHLLDPPSAALVHLVARSDNATVVGTLRDGEQVPLPIRALWTDDLVEHVELTPMPPSETAGLLAAILGGPVDAGSADRLGRLSAGNPLLLRELVHAANGSEELKRTYGIWKWTGRLELAPNLTDLIDTRVGQLTDGVRTVVELVAFGEPLGLHLLNQAADPSDVEMAEERGLITVVQHDRRTNVRLAHPLYGEVMRRRCPVSRTRRLQAHLAELLERVGKRRRDDLLRVAVWRLDSGTAQDPTLLVDAAVQAFTRYDVPLATRLARAALNADGGSDAAELLATILMFADRPEEALSVLDAVTLEPDDERRLCRWLTVRGMVSYWGLSRESTVEEIASRVEQLSDSADRARVHAFEAIMRLHRLDTTTAVRLSQRVLDRPAASVAARELARSTIAHVQAAQGELARSGAAIAQVHSAAASWRTDMPYLQLALELARGTRLMLTGDLVGIDAIVADEFADLAGAGDFRLGTGYLAILQAYAARLRGQSDSAMRTSLGACAVLATSRVYAGLAQAERAQAAALRGDAAQAAEAMAEADRTHAPGMAVLYPWLEQARGAVLAASGDLPGAVKQLSDLADRLRADGFAGHEVHVLHDLVRLDQAGAPTGPTCRDGGRRTVAQRLAELSEQVDGVLPPLLARHARAAVTNDPTDLLAVADDYAALELTVYAAEATAQALHLLRQQQSVAAGEARERLAGLLGRCHLIRTPALRAGAPVLTDREWQVARLAAHGATSKAIAERLYLSARTVENHLQRIYTKLGVTGRAELWAALRAIPGHEGDDAD
- a CDS encoding MoaD/ThiS family protein, whose protein sequence is MAIEVRIPTILRSYTGGAKVVEGSGDTLGDLLVDLDSRHAGLRSRLITDAGALHRFVNVYVNDEDVRFLGALEAKLADGDSVTILPAVAGGAFGFAAAAAISQHAVAAR
- a CDS encoding DUF2017 domain-containing protein; its protein translation is MFRRQAGRYVATFAVDEARVLRKVASEVVGLLTDGFDHTDPVVGRLFPAVYPKDAPGTAEFRRYTEGDLKTAKIDQAGAILAALPDEAGGEVRLDAEAAEAWLRALNDARLAMGVRLEIKDGTDLGEELDDAVAEDPASSRVFQLSVYAYLGYLQESLLNALID
- a CDS encoding Mov34/MPN/PAD-1 family protein, with translation MLSIERSIIDAIVAHARRDHPDEACGVVAGAVGSDTPSRHIPMENAARSMTFYEFDSMEQLRVWREMDDRDEEPVVIYHSHTATEAYPSRTDVSFAGEPGAHYLLVSTREPDSEEIRSFRIVDGVVTEEPVRIVEAGVDPHAVQSYMFGQSPATVDYECSGR
- a CDS encoding PLP-dependent cysteine synthase family protein; the protein is MARYDSLLDACGGTPLVGLPRLSPTVPDGAPPVRLWAKLEDRNPTGSIKDRAALFMVRAAEEAGRLRTGDTILEPTSGNTGISLAMVAKLRGYRLVCVMPENVSTERVQLLRMYGAEIIFSPAAGGSNQAVATAKQISAEHPDWVMLYQYGNEANARAHYETTGPELLHDLPTITHFVAGLGTTGTLMGTGRYLREKVDGIQIVAAEPRYGELVYGLRNIDEGYVPELYDASVLSRRFSVGTRDAVLRTRQLVDVEGIFAGFSTGAILHAALAVAHEAVRDGRRADVAFVVCDGGWKYLSTGAYGGTLADAEDALEGQLWA